The following coding sequences lie in one Populus trichocarpa isolate Nisqually-1 chromosome 14, P.trichocarpa_v4.1, whole genome shotgun sequence genomic window:
- the LOC7497309 gene encoding thioredoxin-like protein AAED1, chloroplastic produces MNFPKMLMRGPESICGPIQQISCKPLSSSIMAMISTKSLLQVPSPTCLSSAKYGQFLSVTTTPTFSPKRTPLTLITTRSAKKPSRLIMGASASSFSADIGGVLSDVSIFTTAGQPVMFKDLWDQNEGIAVVALLRHFGCPCCWELASSLKESKEKFDSSGVKLIAIGVGTPNKARLLAERLPFPMDCLYADPERKAYDVLGLYYGLGRTFFNPASAKVFSRFDALRKAVKNYTIEATPDDRSGVLQQGGMFVFKGKQLLYARKDEGTGDHAPLDDIFEICCKVPVA; encoded by the exons ATGAACTTCCCAAAAATGCTAATGAGAGGACCAGAATCAATTTGTGGGCCGATTCAACAAATCTCTTGTAAACCACTTAGCAGCAGCATCATGGCGATGATATCTACAAAATCACTACTGCAAGTACCATCACCTACCTGTCTTTCCTCTGCAAAATATGGCCAATTTCTCTCAGTAACAACCACCCCTACTTTCTCTCCCAAAAGAACACCCCTTACTCTTATCACTACCCGCAGTGCTAAGAAACCCTCACGTCTCATCATGGGGGCCTCTGCATCCAGTTTCTCAGCAGACATAGGTGGAGTCCTAAGTGATGTTAGCATTTTTACCACTGCTGGTCAACCTGTCATGTTTAAGGATCTCTGGGACCAAAACGAG GGAATTGCTGTTGTTGCCCTTTTGAGACACTTTGGATGTCCTTGCTG TTGGGAACTTGCTTCCTCATTAAAGGAATCGAAAGAAAAATTCGATTCATCCGGGGTCAAGCTAATTGCAATTGGTGTCGGTACTCCTAATAAAGCTCGTTTGCTGGCTGAAAGG TTACCATTTCCAATGGATTGCCTTTATGCTGATCCTGAGCGCAAG GCTTATGATGTCTTGGGCTTATACTATGGTCTTGGACGTACATTCTTCAATCCGGCTAGT GCTAAGgttttttcaagatttgatgCTCTGCGAAAAGCTGTGAAAAACTACACCATCGAAGCCACCCCAGATGATAGAAGTGGTGTACTGCAACAG GGAGGAATGTTTGTTTTCAAAGGGAAGCAGTTACTGTATGCCAGGAAAGATGAAGGGACAGGAGATCATGCCCCGTTAGATGATATCTTTGAGATTTGCTGCAAAGTTCCTGTTGCATGA
- the LOC112324045 gene encoding AP2-like ethylene-responsive transcription factor ANT isoform X1: MKSMNNDDDNNNHNANWLGFSLSPQMKMEVPSGAGHHHQTQPPSAAIPTAIPTGFFHSQLPQLNYGIYYGVDDQGENGGFYSPLPVLPLKSDGSLCMMDALTRTQPQATMVTTSTPKLEDFFGGATMGTHHYESNDREAMALSLDSSPSMYYHQDPDHEPNNQNCLNHLQQNPRQQQHQHIQVQHYPCYSNFRNNEMLVGEDAKQMAQASDCSLKLPNMGDDGITGMKNWVSRNYQGNHAMEQKMLRCMVENGGESGPNISAMAYGDLQCLSLSMSPGSQSSCVTGSLQVSPSVNDSAAMETKKRGPGKVDQKQIVHRKSIDTFGQRTSQYRGVTRHRWTGRYEAHLWDNSCKKEGQSRKGRQVYLGGYDMEEKAARAYDLAALKYWGPSTHINFPLENYQNEIEEMKNMTRQEYVAHLRRKSSGFSRGASMYRGVTRHHQHGRWQARIGRVAGNKDLYLGTFSTQEEAAEAYDVAAIKFRGVNAVTNFVITRYDVERIMASSTLLAGELARRNKDIGPCDDASTNHSIPSTHNSNGESLPSQNSENESDWKMVLYQSSQQQLDHKASNVMDNYKTQAFLLSPENVIGIDCMSSVHQHEFEDSSKMGAHMSNASSLVTSLSSSREGSPDRASLPMLFGMPPSAASKLFTSPNGDVNSWIPSAAAAQLRPAVSLPHAPVFAAWTDA; the protein is encoded by the exons atgaagtccatgaacaatgatgatgataacaataaCCATAATGCAAATTGGTTAGGCTTCTCTTTGTCCCCTCAAATGAAAATGGAGGTTCCATCAGGTGCTGGTCACCATCACCAAACACAGCCTCCCTCTGCAGCTATTCCTACTGCAATCCCAACAGGTTTTTTCCACTCCCAATTACCACAACTCAACTATGGCATTTACTATGGCGTTGATGATCAGGGTGAAAATGGAGGGTTCTACTCTCCTTTGCCTGTTCTGCCACTCAAGTCTGATGGCTCACTTTGTATGATGGATGCTCTCACAAGGACACAGCCTCAAG CAACAATGGTAACTACTTCAACACCAAAACTAGAGGACTTCTTTGGTGGTGCAACTATGGGGACCCATCACTATGAAAGCAATGATAGAGAAGCTATGGCTCTTAGCTTAGATAGTAGTCCTAGTATGTATTATCACCAAGACCCAGATCATGAGCCTAACAACCAAAATTGTCTAAACCATCTTCAACAAAACCCAAGACAGCAGCAGCATCAACACATCCAAGTTCAGCACTACCCATGTTACTCTAACTTTAGGAACAACGAGATGTTAGTAGGAGAGGATGCTAAACAAATGGCTCAGGCGTCAGATTGCAGCCTTAAGCTTCCAAACATGGGAGATGATGGGATAACTGGCATGAAGAATTGGGTTTCGAGAAACTATCAAGGTAACCATGCCATGGAGCAGAAGATGCTTAGATGCATGGTAGAAAATGGAGGTGAATCTGGGCCAAATATTAGCGCAATGGCATATGGGGATTTGCAGTGTTTGAGCTTGTCAATGAGCCCTGGCTCCCAGTCAAGCTGTGTTACTGGTTCTCTGCAAGTCTCACCTTCTGTGAATGACTCTGCAGCCATGGAAACCAAGAAAAGAGGACCTGGAAAGGTGGATCAGAAGCAAATTGTTCATAGGAAGTCCATTGATACATTTGGGCAAAGAACTTCTCAATATAGAGGTGTTACAAG GCATAGATGGACTGGGAGATATGAAGCTCATTTATGGGACAACAGTTGCAAGAAAGAAGGTCAAAGCAGGAAAGGAAGACAAG TTTATCTGG gGGGTTATGATATGGAAGAAAAAGCTGCAAGAGCTTATGATCTAGCTGCACTCAAGTATTGGGGACCCTCTACTCATATCAATTTTCCT ctggaaaattatcaaaatgaaattgaagaaatgaagaaCATGACTAGGCAGGAGTATGTTGCTCATTTGAGAAG GAAGAGCAGTGGATTCTCCAGGGGAGCTTCAATGTACAGAGGAGTTACAAG ACACCATCAACATGGAAGATGGCAAGCTCGGATTGGAAGGGTTGCCGGAAATAAGGACCTTTATCTAGGAACATTCA GCACCCAAGAGGAAGCAGCTGAAGCCTATGATGTTGCTGCTATAAAATTTCGTGGAGTTAATGCTGTGACCAACTTTGTCATAACAAGATATGATGTGGAACGAATCATGGCTAGCAGTACACTTCTAGCTGGGGAACTAGCCAGGCGAAACAAGGACATAGGACCTTGTGATGATGCTTCTACCAATCACAGTATTCCTTCTACTCATAACAGCAATGGGGAATCCCTGCCCTCACAGAACAGTGAAAACGAGTCAGACTGGAAAATGGTTCTCTATCAATCATCACAACAGCAACTGGATCACAAAGCCTCAAATGTTATGGATAATTACAAAACTCAGGCATTCTTATTGTCCCCTGAAAATGTAATTGGAATTGATTGCATGAGCTCAGTTCACCAGCACGAGTTCGAAGACTCATCCAAGATGGGAGCTCACATGTCAAATGCTTCTTCATTGGTGACCAGTTTAAGTAGCTCTAGAGAAGGAAGCCCTGATAGAGCAAGCCTGCCAATGCTCTTCGGAATGCCGCCCTCAGCAGCATCCAAGTTGTTCACTAGTCCAAATGGTGATGTCAACTCTTGGATcccatcagcagcagcagcccaATTGAGGCCTGCAGTATCCTTGCCTCACGCCCCAGTATTTGCTGCTTGGACAGATGCGTAG
- the LOC112324045 gene encoding AP2-like ethylene-responsive transcription factor ANT isoform X2: MKSMNNDDDNNNHNANWLGFSLSPQMKMEVPSGAGHHHQTQPPSAAIPTAIPTGFFHSQLPQLNYGIYYGVDDQGENGGFYSPLPVLPLKSDGSLCMMDALTRTQPQATMVTTSTPKLEDFFGGATMGTHHYESNDREAMALSLDSSPSMYYHQDPDHEPNNQNCLNHLQQNPRQQQHQHIQVQHYPCYSNFRNNEMLVGEDAKQMAQASDCSLKLPNMGDDGITGMKNWVSRNYQGNHAMEQKMLRCMVENGGESGPNISAMAYGDLQCLSLSMSPGSQSSCVTGSLQVSPSVNDSAAMETKKRGPGKVDQKQIVHRKSIDTFGQRTSQYRGVTRHRWTGRYEAHLWDNSCKKEGQSRKGRQGGYDMEEKAARAYDLAALKYWGPSTHINFPLENYQNEIEEMKNMTRQEYVAHLRRKSSGFSRGASMYRGVTRHHQHGRWQARIGRVAGNKDLYLGTFSTQEEAAEAYDVAAIKFRGVNAVTNFVITRYDVERIMASSTLLAGELARRNKDIGPCDDASTNHSIPSTHNSNGESLPSQNSENESDWKMVLYQSSQQQLDHKASNVMDNYKTQAFLLSPENVIGIDCMSSVHQHEFEDSSKMGAHMSNASSLVTSLSSSREGSPDRASLPMLFGMPPSAASKLFTSPNGDVNSWIPSAAAAQLRPAVSLPHAPVFAAWTDA, translated from the exons atgaagtccatgaacaatgatgatgataacaataaCCATAATGCAAATTGGTTAGGCTTCTCTTTGTCCCCTCAAATGAAAATGGAGGTTCCATCAGGTGCTGGTCACCATCACCAAACACAGCCTCCCTCTGCAGCTATTCCTACTGCAATCCCAACAGGTTTTTTCCACTCCCAATTACCACAACTCAACTATGGCATTTACTATGGCGTTGATGATCAGGGTGAAAATGGAGGGTTCTACTCTCCTTTGCCTGTTCTGCCACTCAAGTCTGATGGCTCACTTTGTATGATGGATGCTCTCACAAGGACACAGCCTCAAG CAACAATGGTAACTACTTCAACACCAAAACTAGAGGACTTCTTTGGTGGTGCAACTATGGGGACCCATCACTATGAAAGCAATGATAGAGAAGCTATGGCTCTTAGCTTAGATAGTAGTCCTAGTATGTATTATCACCAAGACCCAGATCATGAGCCTAACAACCAAAATTGTCTAAACCATCTTCAACAAAACCCAAGACAGCAGCAGCATCAACACATCCAAGTTCAGCACTACCCATGTTACTCTAACTTTAGGAACAACGAGATGTTAGTAGGAGAGGATGCTAAACAAATGGCTCAGGCGTCAGATTGCAGCCTTAAGCTTCCAAACATGGGAGATGATGGGATAACTGGCATGAAGAATTGGGTTTCGAGAAACTATCAAGGTAACCATGCCATGGAGCAGAAGATGCTTAGATGCATGGTAGAAAATGGAGGTGAATCTGGGCCAAATATTAGCGCAATGGCATATGGGGATTTGCAGTGTTTGAGCTTGTCAATGAGCCCTGGCTCCCAGTCAAGCTGTGTTACTGGTTCTCTGCAAGTCTCACCTTCTGTGAATGACTCTGCAGCCATGGAAACCAAGAAAAGAGGACCTGGAAAGGTGGATCAGAAGCAAATTGTTCATAGGAAGTCCATTGATACATTTGGGCAAAGAACTTCTCAATATAGAGGTGTTACAAG GCATAGATGGACTGGGAGATATGAAGCTCATTTATGGGACAACAGTTGCAAGAAAGAAGGTCAAAGCAGGAAAGGAAGACAAG gGGGTTATGATATGGAAGAAAAAGCTGCAAGAGCTTATGATCTAGCTGCACTCAAGTATTGGGGACCCTCTACTCATATCAATTTTCCT ctggaaaattatcaaaatgaaattgaagaaatgaagaaCATGACTAGGCAGGAGTATGTTGCTCATTTGAGAAG GAAGAGCAGTGGATTCTCCAGGGGAGCTTCAATGTACAGAGGAGTTACAAG ACACCATCAACATGGAAGATGGCAAGCTCGGATTGGAAGGGTTGCCGGAAATAAGGACCTTTATCTAGGAACATTCA GCACCCAAGAGGAAGCAGCTGAAGCCTATGATGTTGCTGCTATAAAATTTCGTGGAGTTAATGCTGTGACCAACTTTGTCATAACAAGATATGATGTGGAACGAATCATGGCTAGCAGTACACTTCTAGCTGGGGAACTAGCCAGGCGAAACAAGGACATAGGACCTTGTGATGATGCTTCTACCAATCACAGTATTCCTTCTACTCATAACAGCAATGGGGAATCCCTGCCCTCACAGAACAGTGAAAACGAGTCAGACTGGAAAATGGTTCTCTATCAATCATCACAACAGCAACTGGATCACAAAGCCTCAAATGTTATGGATAATTACAAAACTCAGGCATTCTTATTGTCCCCTGAAAATGTAATTGGAATTGATTGCATGAGCTCAGTTCACCAGCACGAGTTCGAAGACTCATCCAAGATGGGAGCTCACATGTCAAATGCTTCTTCATTGGTGACCAGTTTAAGTAGCTCTAGAGAAGGAAGCCCTGATAGAGCAAGCCTGCCAATGCTCTTCGGAATGCCGCCCTCAGCAGCATCCAAGTTGTTCACTAGTCCAAATGGTGATGTCAACTCTTGGATcccatcagcagcagcagcccaATTGAGGCCTGCAGTATCCTTGCCTCACGCCCCAGTATTTGCTGCTTGGACAGATGCGTAG